Below is a genomic region from Staphylococcus carnosus.
CCGCTCGTGCTTTGGCTTGTTCCTCCTGAAGAAGGAACACTCCCCTCAGACTGACCTTGCGTTTGTTGCGGTGTTTGTGTTTCTTTAGGGGTACTTGATTGAGTTTCCGTATCAGCAGGTACTTCACCACTCCAAATATTCAAGTGTTCTTCTTGAGCTAAACGCTGACTTTCTTTTAACTGATCCAAATACGTAATGTTTGGTGGATAAATATATGCTACTTTAGCCAATCCTTGACGAACAAGTGCATCATTAACCATCTTGCCATCTGCATAAACATACGCTAAATAACGTCCATATTTATCAGTCTTTCCACCCTTATCAAATTCAACTTCGATTTTCGAAGCATTTTCCAACATGTTTTTCGTATAAGCTGAAGCTTCTTTACCATATGGTTGAACACCTTTTGTAGGGTGTTTTGTTTCAGGTGTATCAATTAGCAATAAACGGAAAACAGCTTCTTTTCCATCATACATTAACCGTACTGTATCTCCATCAACTGCTCTCGCGTATGTTGCTTCTTCTTTCACTAAACCATTAGCTTCTTTTTCAGTTTCTGATTTAGTTTCTGGTTTTTCCTTGTCTTTCTTATTCGATGTATCTTCAGTTTCAGATTTTTTTGTTGGAGCAGCTTTAAATTCTTTTTCTTTATTATTCTCAGCATCTGAATCTTTTTCAGGTGCTTTCTTTGCCTTCTCTTTAGTTTGGTGTGCTGTTTTTTGTTCATGCTTTGAAGATTCATCATCTTCACCGCCCAAACCAGTTAGGAGAATGCCTAGAAAAAGGCTCGCAACTAAAGTAATCGCCGCAGATTTTTTCGGTTTTCCTTTAATTGCTAAATAAATTAGACGAATTAAAAATATAAAAAATACTATAAAACATATACCGCCTAGAAATTGCATTATGTATTACACCTCTGTCATTTGTTTATTTATATCTATATTATACTATAATTTTAATAAATTTAACGGCGTTTTTTAGTTCACCTGACATAGATAGTTTAAATTCACAACTCTGCTTCCTATTAAGTTAAAATATGTATACAAAGAGGTGTTTATTATGACTGAAAATCGAGCATATATTTTTAAAAGCGGACAAGATCATGCTGTTACTTTATCCGAATCAGTAATAAAATCTTTAAATTTAAAACCCGGTGATGTATTAGTACAAGAAATTGTTGATGGCCAAATCATCCTAAAAAAGGAAAACCATCAAAGTTTTTCGGAAGAATGGAATCAATTCTTTGAACAAGGCGGCAATTATGATGATTACGAAACACACCAATGGGGCGAAGCATCGGAGCGTGAAAAATGGTAGAGCAATACAAAATTATTGATGTGAATTTAGATCCGATACTTGGTCGTGAAAAAGGAAAATATCGACCATGTGTTGTTTTAAGCCGTACGAGTTTCAATGATAAAACAAGTTTAGTATGGGTTTCTCCCATCACAAGCCGACCGGTTAAATATCCTACTGATGTTGCACTGAAAACAATGGAACATCATATCAAAGGCACAATAGATGTAGGGCAAATCAGAACTTTAGATTTGAGTACACGTCATTATCGTGTGGTAGATAGTGTTTCGCATGAAGTAATGCATAAAATTGATGATATCATCACAAATATATTGAAAATCGAATCTCCTCAAAGACACTTGTAACAACAAGCTGGTTCCATATAGTTTCATTTCAGTAAGATGATTATTTCCATTATTTAACAAAGGAAAAGAGGGTATATGTACACTGTGTACTTTAAAACTAAATATTAAAAATATATATTCTTCGTTAAATTGTTGCAGAAGTGTGAAAGTTTTGTAGACGAACATGTTTTAAATTGGTTTTTAAATTGTAAGCGCTTATAATAAAGGTGAAATCAATCACAAAGAGGAGTTGTATGTATAATGCAAAACTTAAGAAACAGAAATTTCCTAACATTATTAGATTTTTCACAGAAAGAAGTTGAATTTTTACTCAACCTTTCAGAAGACTTGAAAAGAGCGAAATACGCAGGTATTGAGCAGCCGACGATGAAAGGAAAAAACATTGCCTTAATTTTTGAAAAAGACTCAACTCGTACTCGTTGCGCATTTGAAGTTGCCGCTTACGACCAAGGTGCTCACGTTACTTACCTTGGACCTACAGGCAGCCAAATGGGCAAAAAAGAAACAGCAGCAGATACAGCACGCGTTTTAGGCGGCATGTATGACGGTATCGAATACCGCGGATTCTCTCAACGTACTGTTGAAACATTGGCGAAAGAATCAGGCGTTCCAGTATGGAACGGTTTAACAGATGAAGATCACCCTACGCAAGTATTGGCTGACTTCTTGACTGCTAAAGAAACATTGAAAAAACCTTATCACGAAATCAACTTCACATATGTTGGAGACGGACGCAACAACGTTGCGAACGCATTAATGGCAGGTGCTGCAATTATGGGTATGCGTTTCCACCTTGTAT
It encodes:
- the argF gene encoding ornithine carbamoyltransferase; this translates as MQNLRNRNFLTLLDFSQKEVEFLLNLSEDLKRAKYAGIEQPTMKGKNIALIFEKDSTRTRCAFEVAAYDQGAHVTYLGPTGSQMGKKETAADTARVLGGMYDGIEYRGFSQRTVETLAKESGVPVWNGLTDEDHPTQVLADFLTAKETLKKPYHEINFTYVGDGRNNVANALMAGAAIMGMRFHLVCPKELNPTDELLSRCRELAEENGGEILVTDDIDKGVKGSDVLYTDVWVSMGEPDDVWKERIELLKPYQVNQEMIEKTGNPRVIFEHCLPSFHNTDTKIGKEIYDKYGLKEMEVTDEVFEGKHSVVFQEAENRMHTIKAVMVATLGDIG
- a CDS encoding type II toxin-antitoxin system PemK/MazF family toxin; this translates as MVEQYKIIDVNLDPILGREKGKYRPCVVLSRTSFNDKTSLVWVSPITSRPVKYPTDVALKTMEHHIKGTIDVGQIRTLDLSTRHYRVVDSVSHEVMHKIDDIITNILKIESPQRHL
- a CDS encoding thermonuclease family protein — its product is MQFLGGICFIVFFIFLIRLIYLAIKGKPKKSAAITLVASLFLGILLTGLGGEDDESSKHEQKTAHQTKEKAKKAPEKDSDAENNKEKEFKAAPTKKSETEDTSNKKDKEKPETKSETEKEANGLVKEEATYARAVDGDTVRLMYDGKEAVFRLLLIDTPETKHPTKGVQPYGKEASAYTKNMLENASKIEVEFDKGGKTDKYGRYLAYVYADGKMVNDALVRQGLAKVAYIYPPNITYLDQLKESQRLAQEEHLNIWSGEVPADTETQSSTPKETQTPQQTQGQSEGSVPSSGGTSQSTSGTASESYPNCTALRQVHPGGVPQGHPAYQAKMDRDKDGYACEIN
- a CDS encoding AbrB/MazE/SpoVT family DNA-binding domain-containing protein, with the translated sequence MTENRAYIFKSGQDHAVTLSESVIKSLNLKPGDVLVQEIVDGQIILKKENHQSFSEEWNQFFEQGGNYDDYETHQWGEASEREKW